A single genomic interval of Arachis duranensis cultivar V14167 chromosome 7, aradu.V14167.gnm2.J7QH, whole genome shotgun sequence harbors:
- the LOC107459646 gene encoding uncharacterized protein LOC107459646 isoform X2: protein MTWIRQQLMKAITLGMIVGSALIIWKALVCMSGTESPVVVVLSGSMEPAFKRGRDIPIVHRVIQVHERQDSGEVDILTKGDSNEDDDRVLYAQGQLWLQRHHIMGRAIGSLPYAGWVTIILTEKPIIKYVLIGALGLLITI, encoded by the exons atgACGTGGATTCGCCAGCAGCTCATGAAAGCTATTACACTCG GCATGATTGTTGGGTCTGCACTGATAATATGGAAAGCATTGGTGTGCATGAGTGGCACTGAATCTCCTGTGGTGGTTGTTCTCTCTGGAAGCATGGAACCAGCGTTCAAGCGG GGGCGTGACATCCCCATTGTTCATCGCGTAATTCAG GTACATGAAAGACAAGATTCTGGGGAGGTCGATATTCTCACCAAAG GAGATAGCAACGAGGATGATGACAGGGTATTGTATGCTCAAGGTCAGCTTTGGCTACAAAGGCACCACATTATGGGAAGAGCTATTGG GTCCTTACCTTATGCTGGTTGGGTCACAATTATCTTGACGGAAAAGCCTATCATTAAG TATGTCCTCATTGGTGCATTGGGGTTGCTCATCACCATTTGA
- the LOC107459646 gene encoding uncharacterized protein LOC107459646 isoform X1: MTWIRQQLMKAITLGMIVGSALIIWKALVCMSGTESPVVVVLSGSMEPAFKRGDILFLYMSKDPIRAGDILVFNVDGRDIPIVHRVIQVHERQDSGEVDILTKGDSNEDDDRVLYAQGQLWLQRHHIMGRAIGSLPYAGWVTIILTEKPIIKYVLIGALGLLITI, translated from the exons atgACGTGGATTCGCCAGCAGCTCATGAAAGCTATTACACTCG GCATGATTGTTGGGTCTGCACTGATAATATGGAAAGCATTGGTGTGCATGAGTGGCACTGAATCTCCTGTGGTGGTTGTTCTCTCTGGAAGCATGGAACCAGCGTTCAAGCGG GGGGACATCCTATTCTTGTATATGAGCAAAGATCCAATTCGGGCAGGCGACATTCTTGTCTTTAATGTTGAT GGGCGTGACATCCCCATTGTTCATCGCGTAATTCAG GTACATGAAAGACAAGATTCTGGGGAGGTCGATATTCTCACCAAAG GAGATAGCAACGAGGATGATGACAGGGTATTGTATGCTCAAGGTCAGCTTTGGCTACAAAGGCACCACATTATGGGAAGAGCTATTGG GTCCTTACCTTATGCTGGTTGGGTCACAATTATCTTGACGGAAAAGCCTATCATTAAG TATGTCCTCATTGGTGCATTGGGGTTGCTCATCACCATTTGA
- the LOC107459643 gene encoding DCC family protein At1g52590, chloroplastic, whose amino-acid sequence MALQLHVPLCAGLLKSRSRVCSLPQRKVSTFATFSQPRSDSVNWVEATNTFFLQDKRPIMLFDGVCNLCNGGVKFVRDNDRNKTIRYEALQSEAGKMLLRRSGRAPDDISSVVLVEKDRSYIKSEAVLKIMEYIDLPFPQLAALLKLVPLFVRDFVYDNVADNRYNVFGRSESCEI is encoded by the exons ATGGCTCTTCAGCTTCATGTTCCTCTTTGTGCTGGGCTCTTGAAGTCAAGGTCAAGGGTATGCTCACTGCCACAGCGAAAAGTGAGTACCTTTGCTACTTTTTCGCAACCCCGAAGCGATTCAGTGAACTGGGTTGAAGCTACAAACACTTTCTTCCTCCAAGACAAACGACCCATCATGTTGTTTGACG GTGTCTGCAACTTGTGTAATGGTGGTGTCAAGTTCGTTCGTGATAACGATCGAAATAA AACAATCAGATATGAAGCTCTTCAAAGTGAAGCTGGTAAAATGTTACTTAGGAGATCAGGAAGGGCTCCTGATGACATCTCAAGTGTTGTTCTTGTTGAAAAAGATAG ATCATACATCAAGTCAGAAGCTGTATTGAAGATAATGGAGTACATAGACTTGCCCTTTCCTCAGCTTGCTGCACTTCTTAAATTAGTGCCTCT GTTTGTGAGGGATTTTGTTTATGACAATGTTGCAGACAATCGTTACAATGTTTTTGGTCGTTCAGAATCATGCGAAATATAG
- the LOC107459536 gene encoding RHOMBOID-like protein 5, with protein sequence MGKKAPHSPDIEAARHWHPPPGEQWMSWLVPVIFVSNIGMFVYTMYLNDCPDYLNKDSCLFSKHLGRFSFQPFRENPLLGPSTRTLRILGALEEDGVLEKHQAWRFFTCMFLHAGVVHVVANMFSLLFIGIRLEEEFGFLRIGALYLLSGFGGGLLSLIHLKNTATSKTISVGASGALFGLLGAMLSELLTNWTIYANKCAALISLLIIIGLNLAVGFLPHVDNSAHIGGFLAGFFLGFVLLMRPQYGYVSRKYVPAGCNIKHKAKYKCYQYFFMVSSVIILLIGYAYCLARLYIGKPEDFSFLKKSPR encoded by the exons ATGGGGAAGAAGGCGCCGCACTCGCCGGACATAGAGGCGGCCCGACATTGGCATCCACCGCCGGGAGAGCAATGGATGTCATGGCTTGTCCCAGTAATATTCGTTAGCAACATAGGCATGTTCGTCTACACCATGTACCTCAATGATTGCCCTGATTACTTGAACAAAGACTCATGTCTCTTCTCAAAACATTTGGGCAGATTCTCCTTCCAACCTTTCCGGGAAAACCCTCTCCTCGGCCCTTCTACCCGCAC CCTGCGGATATTAGGCGCTCTTGAAGAGGATGGAGTCTTGGAGAAACACCAAGCATGGCGTTTCTTCACCTGCATGTTTCTTCACGCCGGAGTTGTCCACGTTGTCGCCAATATGTTCAGCCTTCTCTTCATAGGCATTCGCCTCGAGGAGGAATTTGGATTCT TGAGAATCGGAGCCTTGTACCTACTTTCTGGTTTTGGTGGAGGTTTGTTGTCTCTCATACATTTGAAAAACACGGCAACGTCCAAGACCATATCGGTCGGCGCTTCCGGTGCGCTTTTCGGTCTTCTGGGAGCCATGCTTTCCGAGCTTCTAACAAACTGGACAATCTATGCAAACAAGTGTGCAGCTCTTATAAGTTTATTGATCATCATTGGCCTAAATTTGGCTGTTGGATTCCTTCCCCACGTGGACAATTCAGCTCATATAGGAGGATTTCTGGCGGGCTTTTTCCTGGGTTTTGTTCTCTTGATGCGACCTCAATATGGATATGTTAGCCGCAAGTATGTGCCTGCAGGCTGTAATATCAAACACAAAGCTAAGTACAAATGCTATcagtactttttcatggtgtcTTCTGTCATCATCCTACTCATCGG ATATGCTTATTGCCTAGCTAGATTGTACATAGGAAAGCCAGAGGATTTTTCTTTCCTAAAAAAGTCACCAAGATGA